One Dictyostelium discoideum AX4 chromosome 3 chromosome, whole genome shotgun sequence genomic region harbors:
- a CDS encoding FKBP-type peptidylprolyl cis-trans isomerase (Similar to PPIase), with translation MKLLYCLLLVILALVGLSSGAKPSDKLQIGVKYRPDECTVKTKSGDKLKIHYTGTLLNGDKFDSSVDRGTPFEFKIGVGQVIKGWDQGVLGMCVGEKRKLIIPPSLGYGQQGAGDKIPGNSHLIFDVELIGIN, from the exons atgaaattattatattgtttattattagtcATTTTGGCTTTAGTTGGTTTATCATCAGGTGCTAAGCCAAGTgataaattacaaattggTGTAAAATATCGTCCAGATGAATGCACTGTTAAAACTAAAAGTGGtgataaattaaagattCATTATACTGGTACTTTATTAAATGGAGACAA ATTTGATTCATCAGTTGACCGTGGAACACCATTCGAATTCAAAATAGGTGTTGGTCAAGTAATTAAAGGTTGGGATCAAGGTGTTTTAGGTATGTGTGTAGGTGAAAAgagaaaattaataatccca CCAAGCCTTGGTTATGGTCAACAAGGAGCAGGTGATAAAATTCCAGGAAACtctcatttaatttttgatgttgaattaattggaattaattaa